The following proteins are encoded in a genomic region of Streptococcus cristatus AS 1.3089:
- a CDS encoding DUF1430 domain-containing protein: MKRVFIIFSNLFVTSFLLWIAFISPNTLIHRSLPVVGVLKQERNITNEELSANLDQLARESNSVIARQIQQTDSQGQIKFSYDIYGEGELPKGIKKADKEVASKKSLLTNYYILSGKLPLEKLDQKLHELAFSKTFMNKPNLLQNFMAFFGSGSQSLALVIFILSFSALAIIQKTLELRSAGIRYIAGMRRYQLFGRSLMEDSRELLLGCIGASALGSILIYCLQLTPFAYSFIISSSIIYNMLLLIVSALLSFIFAFSIQTVHLVSLLKGKIPVKRILVFLFTCQFLAVALIGLAIHRVSIYGSVWQTYQEGSLAWSKETNWVQIGVNREDFSQGTNKETQIENRAKWSKLIESGIEKGGLLVHHQLASFDSKGFMNNPRTGRDLSITDYDPLANTLYVTPNYLDIQRISVSPEEKKRLNHLQAGEFGLLLPEKLKGQEEELKKRYEDYLTLRDDQGKSQLPMKARVTYLPNNQKRFIYNNTPMNYQQFLTDPILVVVRPKSFGGYDNPYFSHLNPYLYFDGLEKSKKLVAENGLEKNVSQYDYAAAVYQQMMQSIQLENLMAIAGGIFGMATSILLFNTMNFLYFEEFRRPIFLKKIAGMDFLKIHQSMLISEIVMLLLGSVLIFFLTQEWWIALVTLLLFAANAWLILLYRSHKEEHFLPIILKGA; the protein is encoded by the coding sequence ATGAAACGAGTCTTTATTATCTTTTCTAATCTTTTTGTCACCAGCTTTCTTCTTTGGATTGCCTTTATTTCGCCAAATACGCTTATCCACCGAAGTCTCCCTGTGGTAGGAGTTCTTAAACAAGAAAGAAATATCACCAATGAGGAGCTTTCGGCCAACTTAGATCAGTTAGCAAGGGAAAGCAATAGTGTAATCGCTCGCCAGATTCAACAAACAGATTCGCAAGGTCAGATCAAGTTCTCCTATGATATCTACGGAGAGGGAGAGCTTCCAAAGGGCATCAAAAAAGCAGATAAAGAAGTCGCTTCTAAGAAAAGCTTACTTACCAATTACTATATACTCTCAGGGAAGTTACCACTCGAAAAGTTGGATCAAAAACTACACGAACTTGCTTTCTCAAAGACTTTCATGAATAAGCCTAATCTCTTGCAGAATTTTATGGCATTTTTTGGTTCCGGTTCCCAATCCTTAGCCTTGGTTATTTTTATTCTTAGCTTTAGTGCATTGGCCATTATTCAAAAAACACTTGAATTGAGGAGTGCAGGGATTCGTTACATTGCAGGGATGAGACGTTACCAACTCTTTGGACGTTCTCTCATGGAAGACAGCAGAGAGCTGCTTTTAGGATGTATTGGAGCCAGTGCCTTAGGATCCATTTTGATTTATTGTTTACAATTAACCCCCTTTGCCTATTCCTTCATCATTTCGAGTAGTATCATTTACAATATGCTCTTACTCATCGTATCAGCTCTCCTGTCCTTTATCTTTGCTTTCAGCATCCAGACGGTGCACTTGGTTAGCCTTTTAAAAGGGAAAATTCCAGTAAAAAGGATTTTAGTTTTTCTCTTTACCTGTCAATTTCTCGCTGTTGCTCTCATTGGCCTTGCTATCCATCGAGTCAGTATCTATGGTTCTGTCTGGCAGACTTATCAAGAGGGAAGTTTGGCTTGGTCTAAAGAGACGAATTGGGTTCAAATTGGTGTAAATCGGGAGGATTTTTCACAGGGTACAAACAAAGAGACGCAAATTGAGAACAGAGCCAAATGGTCTAAGCTCATCGAGTCTGGCATCGAAAAAGGTGGTCTCTTGGTCCATCATCAGCTCGCATCTTTTGATTCAAAAGGCTTCATGAATAATCCTAGAACAGGGAGAGATCTTTCGATCACAGATTACGATCCTCTTGCCAATACCCTGTATGTCACTCCAAATTATCTTGATATCCAAAGGATCTCAGTTTCTCCTGAGGAAAAAAAGCGCTTGAATCACTTGCAAGCTGGAGAATTTGGACTCTTGCTCCCTGAAAAGTTAAAGGGTCAAGAAGAGGAGTTGAAAAAACGCTATGAAGATTATCTGACTCTTAGAGATGATCAAGGAAAGAGCCAGTTACCCATGAAAGCACGGGTGACCTATCTTCCTAACAACCAAAAACGGTTTATTTATAATAATACACCGATGAACTATCAGCAATTTCTGACAGACCCGATTTTAGTTGTTGTTCGACCTAAAAGTTTTGGTGGCTACGACAATCCTTATTTCTCTCATCTGAATCCTTATCTGTATTTTGATGGACTTGAAAAAAGCAAGAAGCTAGTAGCTGAGAATGGGCTTGAAAAAAACGTAAGTCAATACGACTATGCAGCAGCTGTCTATCAGCAGATGATGCAATCCATTCAATTAGAGAACCTCATGGCCATTGCTGGCGGTATCTTCGGAATGGCGACCTCCATTCTACTCTTTAACACCATGAATTTCCTCTATTTTGAAGAGTTTAGAAGACCGATATTCCTGAAGAAGATTGCGGGTATGGACTTTTTGAAAATTCACCAAAGCATGCTCATATCAGAGATTGTCATGCTGCTATTAGGTAGTGTCCTGATTTTCTTTCTCACACAGGAATGGTGGATTGCTCTCGTCACGCTCTTATTGTTTGCGGCCAATGCATGGCTGATTCTCCTTTACCGCTCGCATAAAGAGGAGCATTTCTTGCCCATTATTCTGAAAGGAGCCTAA
- a CDS encoding MepB family protein, translating to MKMAEILHRYYGDFDLINEKWNEDYESILIKPKVDHEYKRCRLAKKTPKKEGYFTVFWKKDQDNKNIPYTDRDLGDELVIVVIDDCHCGLFIIPKEVAISKKILSTKDCKGKMAMRFYPSWCTHLNKTAQTTQKWQLDYFRTIQLEE from the coding sequence ATGAAAATGGCAGAGATTCTTCATAGGTATTATGGTGATTTTGATCTGATAAATGAAAAATGGAACGAAGACTATGAAAGTATTTTAATTAAGCCAAAGGTTGATCACGAATATAAAAGATGCCGTTTGGCAAAGAAAACACCCAAAAAAGAAGGATACTTTACAGTCTTTTGGAAAAAAGACCAAGACAACAAGAATATTCCTTATACTGATAGAGACTTGGGTGATGAACTGGTTATTGTCGTCATCGACGACTGTCATTGCGGTTTATTTATTATTCCCAAAGAGGTGGCTATCAGTAAAAAGATTCTTTCTACAAAGGATTGTAAAGGAAAGATGGCTATGCGGTTTTATCCGTCCTGGTGCACACATTTAAATAAAACAGCTCAGACAACACAAAAATGGCAACTGGATTATTTTCGAACAATCCAGTTAGAAGAATAA
- the xerS gene encoding tyrosine recombinase XerS, producing MEREILLERIDKLKQIMPWYVLEYYQSKLAVPYSFTTLYEYLKEYDRFFRWVLDSDISDASEIAEIPLSVLENMSKKDMEAFILYLRERPLLNANTTQNGVSQTTINRTLSALSSLYKYLTEEVENEQGEPYFYRNVMKKVATKKKKETLAARAENIKQKLFLGDETEKFLQYIDTEYPKKLSNRALSSFNKNKERDLAIIALLLASGVRLSEAVNLDLKDINLKMMVIEVTRKGGKRDSVNVAAFAKPYLEEYLSIRSKRYKAEKTDTAFFLTEYRGTPNRIDASSVEKMVAKYSEDFKVRVTPHKLRHTLATRLYDATKSQVLVSHQLGHASTQVTDLYTHIVNDEQKNALDKL from the coding sequence ATGGAACGCGAGATTTTATTGGAACGAATTGATAAACTGAAGCAGATTATGCCCTGGTACGTTCTAGAATACTACCAATCCAAGCTGGCAGTGCCTTATAGTTTTACAACCTTATATGAATACCTCAAGGAATACGATCGATTTTTTCGCTGGGTTTTAGACTCCGATATTTCTGACGCTTCAGAGATTGCTGAGATCCCTCTTTCTGTCTTGGAAAATATGAGCAAGAAAGACATGGAGGCCTTCATTCTGTATCTGCGAGAGAGGCCGCTCCTCAATGCCAACACGACACAAAACGGTGTTTCCCAGACAACCATCAATCGGACTCTGTCAGCTTTGTCCAGCCTCTACAAATATTTGACTGAGGAAGTGGAAAACGAGCAGGGTGAGCCCTACTTCTATCGAAATGTAATGAAAAAAGTTGCTACTAAGAAGAAAAAAGAAACTCTGGCTGCTCGTGCAGAGAATATTAAGCAGAAGCTCTTTTTAGGGGATGAAACCGAGAAATTTCTCCAGTATATCGATACGGAGTACCCTAAGAAGCTCTCTAATCGGGCCCTGTCCTCTTTCAACAAAAACAAGGAACGAGATTTAGCCATCATTGCCTTGCTGCTAGCCTCTGGTGTTCGTCTGTCTGAAGCTGTTAATCTGGACCTAAAAGATATCAATCTCAAGATGATGGTTATTGAGGTGACAAGGAAAGGTGGCAAACGTGACTCAGTCAATGTTGCTGCTTTTGCCAAACCCTATTTAGAGGAATATTTGAGCATTCGGAGCAAACGATACAAGGCCGAAAAGACGGATACAGCCTTCTTTTTGACTGAATACCGTGGCACTCCTAACCGAATCGATGCTTCCAGTGTCGAAAAAATGGTGGCCAAATATTCTGAGGACTTCAAGGTGCGGGTGACACCTCACAAACTCCGCCATACACTTGCTACACGTTTGTATGACGCAACAAAATCTCAAGTTCTCGTCAGTCACCAGCTAGGTCACGCCAGCACACAAGTCACTGACCTCTATACCCATATCGTCAATGATGAGCAAAAGAATGCTCTGGATAAGCTCTAG
- the lpdA gene encoding dihydrolipoyl dehydrogenase yields the protein MALEVIMPKAGVDMTEGQIVQWNKKVGEFVKEGEILLEIMTDKVSMELEAEEDGYLIAILKGDGETVPVTEVIGYLGEEGENIPTAGAAAPAASPAPSASASNDDGKSDDAYDIVVIGGGPAGYVAAIKAAQLGGKVALVEKSELGGTCLNRGCIPTKTYLHNAEIIENIGHAANRGIVIENPNFTVDMDKLLATKSKVVNTLVGGVAGLLRSYGVDVHKGVGTITKDKNVLVNGSELLETKKIILAGGSKVSKINVPGMESSLVMTSDDILEMNEVPESLVIIGGGVVGIELGQAFMTFGSKVTVVEMMDRIVPAMDAEVSKNLRLILERKGMTILTETKLEEIIEENGKLRIKVEGKDDIIASKALLSIGRVPDLEGIGDVEFELDRGRIKVNEYMETSVPGIYAPGDINGTKMLAHAAFRMGEVAAENALKGNHVVAKLNLTPAAIYTLPEVAAVGLTEEQAREKYDVAIGKFNFAANGRAIASDAAQGFVKVIADKKYGEILGVHIIGPAAAELINEASSIIEMEITVEEMLKTIHGHPTYSEVMYEAFADVLGMAIHSPKKK from the coding sequence ATGGCTTTAGAAGTAATTATGCCAAAAGCCGGCGTGGATATGACCGAAGGACAAATTGTCCAATGGAATAAAAAAGTCGGCGAATTTGTCAAAGAAGGGGAAATCCTTTTGGAAATCATGACTGACAAGGTCAGCATGGAATTGGAAGCAGAAGAAGATGGCTACCTGATTGCCATTCTCAAGGGTGATGGCGAAACTGTCCCTGTAACGGAAGTTATCGGTTACCTTGGTGAAGAAGGCGAAAATATCCCAACGGCAGGAGCAGCAGCGCCAGCAGCTAGCCCTGCACCTTCAGCTAGTGCCTCAAACGACGATGGTAAGAGCGATGATGCTTACGATATCGTTGTTATCGGTGGTGGTCCTGCTGGATACGTAGCTGCCATCAAAGCGGCTCAACTTGGTGGCAAGGTTGCCCTTGTTGAGAAATCTGAACTCGGTGGAACGTGCTTGAACCGTGGCTGTATCCCAACCAAGACTTACCTTCACAATGCTGAAATCATCGAAAACATCGGTCATGCAGCAAACCGTGGTATTGTCATCGAAAATCCAAACTTCACAGTCGATATGGACAAACTCCTAGCAACCAAGTCTAAAGTTGTCAATACTTTGGTAGGTGGAGTTGCCGGTCTTCTCCGCAGCTATGGCGTAGATGTTCATAAGGGTGTCGGTACCATTACTAAAGACAAGAATGTTTTGGTAAATGGTTCAGAATTGCTTGAAACTAAGAAGATCATCCTTGCTGGTGGTTCAAAAGTCAGCAAGATTAACGTTCCTGGTATGGAATCATCTCTTGTGATGACCAGTGATGACATTCTTGAAATGAACGAAGTGCCAGAAAGCCTCGTGATCATCGGTGGTGGGGTTGTTGGTATTGAGCTTGGCCAAGCCTTCATGACCTTTGGTTCAAAAGTTACGGTTGTTGAAATGATGGATCGTATCGTTCCAGCCATGGATGCGGAAGTTTCTAAGAACCTTCGTCTCATCTTGGAGCGCAAGGGTATGACAATTCTGACTGAAACTAAGTTGGAAGAAATCATCGAAGAAAACGGCAAACTTCGTATCAAGGTTGAAGGAAAAGATGATATCATCGCAAGCAAAGCCCTTCTTTCAATTGGTCGTGTGCCAGATCTAGAAGGTATTGGCGATGTCGAGTTCGAATTGGATCGTGGCCGTATCAAAGTCAACGAGTACATGGAAACATCTGTTCCAGGTATTTACGCACCGGGCGATATCAACGGTACCAAGATGTTGGCCCACGCAGCCTTCCGTATGGGTGAAGTAGCAGCTGAAAATGCGCTTAAAGGAAACCACGTCGTAGCGAAACTCAACTTGACTCCAGCCGCTATCTACACGCTTCCTGAAGTTGCTGCAGTTGGTTTGACTGAAGAACAAGCTCGTGAGAAATACGATGTTGCCATCGGTAAATTCAACTTCGCGGCTAACGGTCGTGCGATTGCTTCTGACGCGGCTCAAGGTTTTGTGAAAGTTATCGCTGATAAGAAGTACGGAGAAATCCTTGGTGTTCACATCATTGGTCCTGCAGCTGCAGAATTGATCAACGAAGCATCAAGCATCATCGAAATGGAAATCACTGTTGAAGAAATGCTCAAGACCATCCACGGACACCCTACATATTCTGAAGTGATGTACGAAGCGTTTGCGGATGTTTTGGGAATGGCTATCCACTCACCTAAGAAAAAATAA
- a CDS encoding ABC transporter ATP-binding protein: MIKIEHMAKSFGERTVFQDINLQFTAGKVYALIGNSGCGKTTLLNILAKLEPYDKGSISYRGQELKQIKSHHFFKNELGYLFQNFGLLENETVAANLELGLIGQKWTKQEKKQREEEVLEKVGLNYLTLDRKIYELSGGEAQRVALAKVILKDPPLILADELTAALDPETSQEIMNLLLSLKKPDRLMILATHNPAIWEKADEVIRLNTI, translated from the coding sequence ATGATAAAAATAGAACACATGGCAAAATCATTTGGAGAACGGACTGTCTTTCAGGATATCAATCTGCAATTTACAGCAGGAAAAGTCTATGCGCTAATCGGAAATAGCGGTTGTGGCAAAACAACCCTGCTCAATATCCTGGCTAAGCTAGAACCTTATGATAAGGGAAGCATCAGCTACCGAGGGCAAGAGCTTAAGCAAATCAAATCTCATCACTTTTTCAAAAATGAATTGGGCTATCTCTTTCAAAATTTTGGTCTTCTTGAAAACGAGACCGTAGCGGCCAATTTAGAACTTGGATTGATTGGTCAAAAATGGACTAAACAAGAGAAGAAGCAGCGAGAAGAAGAAGTCTTAGAAAAGGTGGGATTGAATTATCTCACACTCGATCGAAAAATCTATGAATTATCAGGTGGAGAAGCGCAACGTGTCGCCTTGGCCAAAGTCATCCTCAAGGATCCTCCTTTGATTTTGGCAGATGAACTGACTGCAGCACTTGATCCAGAAACTTCACAAGAAATTATGAACTTGCTTTTATCATTGAAAAAGCCAGACCGCTTGATGATTCTTGCAACGCATAATCCAGCGATTTGGGAAAAAGCTGATGAAGTTATTCGGTTAAATACTATTTAA
- a CDS encoding alpha/beta hydrolase translates to MEKLIKYLIRFYNDIQAKLTSYPISHLPLSKVDIQPIIMIPGSSATENRFNKMVQKLNHGQHPHHSLIRIKVWNDGRMTYRGHLKRKDRTPIFVIGFQNNRDGYKNIKKQAAMFNAAITILREKYPFTSFKGLGHSNGGLVYTVFLQQYLANHSGLEMEKLLTIGSPYNLNKKNLNHRVPMLDDFVANREKLPKKLQHLSILGIFFRDGDGIVHRSSVEAGSLIYKGKIASYREVVITGKAAHHSSLPQNEQVVDLIKGFLFQ, encoded by the coding sequence ATGGAAAAGTTGATTAAGTATCTAATTCGATTTTATAACGACATACAAGCGAAACTCACTTCCTATCCCATCAGTCATCTGCCCTTGAGCAAAGTTGACATACAACCAATTATTATGATTCCGGGCAGTTCAGCAACAGAGAATCGTTTTAACAAAATGGTCCAAAAGCTCAATCATGGCCAACATCCGCACCATAGTCTTATTCGCATCAAAGTCTGGAATGACGGTCGAATGACTTATCGTGGGCATTTGAAGCGAAAGGACAGAACCCCCATTTTTGTGATTGGTTTTCAAAATAATCGCGATGGTTATAAAAATATCAAGAAGCAGGCTGCTATGTTTAACGCTGCCATAACTATTTTGCGAGAGAAGTACCCTTTTACCAGCTTTAAAGGCTTGGGGCATTCTAATGGCGGACTGGTTTATACAGTATTCCTGCAGCAATACCTAGCAAACCATTCTGGGTTAGAGATGGAAAAGCTCCTGACTATTGGCAGTCCTTATAATCTAAACAAGAAGAATCTCAATCATCGAGTCCCAATGCTAGATGACTTTGTAGCCAATCGGGAAAAACTGCCTAAGAAGCTGCAGCATTTGTCGATTTTGGGAATCTTTTTCCGAGATGGAGATGGCATTGTCCATAGAAGCAGTGTAGAGGCTGGGAGCTTGATTTACAAAGGAAAGATTGCTTCGTATAGAGAAGTCGTCATCACAGGCAAGGCTGCTCATCATTCATCTCTACCACAAAATGAACAGGTAGTTGATTTGATTAAAGGGTTTTTATTTCAATAA
- a CDS encoding lipoate--protein ligase: protein MKYIINNSNDTAFNIALEEYAFKHLLDEDQIFLLWINKPSIIVGRHQNTIQEINRDYVREHGIEVVRRISGGGAVYHDLNNLNYTIISKEDENKAFDFKSFSTPVINTLAQLGVKAEFTGRNDLEIDGKKFCGNAQAYINGRIMHHGCLLFDVDLSVLANALKVSKDKFESKGVQSVRARVTNIVDELPEKITVEEFKDLLLAYMKKEYPEMTEYVFSEEELAEINRIKDTKFSTWDWNYGKSPEFNVRRGTKFPSGKVEVFANVIESKIQDIKIYGDFFGIEDVAAVEDVLRGVRYEREDVLKALETIDITRYFAGISREEIAEAVVG, encoded by the coding sequence ATGAAATATATCATTAACAATAGCAATGATACTGCCTTTAATATCGCTCTCGAGGAGTATGCTTTTAAGCATCTCCTTGATGAGGATCAAATTTTCCTGCTCTGGATCAATAAGCCATCAATTATTGTCGGGCGCCATCAAAACACCATCCAAGAAATCAACCGCGACTATGTACGGGAACATGGTATCGAAGTTGTGCGCCGCATTAGCGGTGGTGGAGCTGTCTACCACGATCTTAACAACCTCAACTACACGATTATTTCCAAAGAAGATGAGAATAAAGCCTTTGATTTTAAATCTTTCTCAACGCCAGTAATCAATACCTTGGCTCAACTTGGTGTAAAGGCTGAATTCACTGGCCGGAATGACTTAGAAATTGATGGCAAGAAATTCTGTGGCAATGCCCAAGCCTATATCAATGGCCGTATCATGCACCATGGCTGTCTGCTCTTTGATGTGGATTTGTCAGTCTTGGCCAATGCCCTTAAGGTTTCTAAGGATAAGTTTGAATCCAAGGGAGTTCAATCTGTCCGTGCTCGTGTGACCAATATTGTGGACGAGCTACCAGAGAAAATCACTGTTGAAGAGTTTAAAGATCTTCTCCTGGCTTATATGAAAAAAGAATACCCTGAGATGACAGAATACGTCTTCTCAGAAGAAGAATTGGCGGAAATCAATCGTATCAAGGATACTAAATTTAGTACTTGGGACTGGAATTACGGTAAATCACCTGAGTTTAACGTCCGTCGTGGAACAAAATTCCCTAGTGGTAAGGTCGAAGTTTTTGCCAATGTTATCGAGTCTAAAATCCAAGACATCAAGATTTATGGTGACTTCTTTGGTATCGAAGACGTCGCAGCAGTAGAAGATGTCCTTCGCGGTGTTCGATATGAACGTGAGGATGTCCTCAAAGCACTGGAAACAATAGATATTACCCGCTACTTTGCCGGTATCAGTCGTGAAGAAATCGCTGAAGCAGTAGTAGGATAA
- a CDS encoding dihydrolipoamide acetyltransferase — translation MADDKLRATPAARKLADDLGINLYDVSGSGANGRVHKEDVETFKDTNVVRISPLAKRIAQEHNIAWQEIQGTGHRGKIMKKDVLAFLPENIESDTIKSPAQIEKVEEVPDNITPYGEIERIPMTPMRKVIAQRMVESYLTAPTFTLNYDVDMTEMLALRKKVLEPILEATGKKVTVTDLLSLAVVKTLMKHPYLNASLTDEGKTIITHNYVNLAMAVGMDNGLMTPVVYNAEKMSLSELVVAFKDVIGRTLDGKLAPSELQNSTFTISNLGMFGVQSFGPIINQPNSAILGVSSTVEKPVVVNGEIVIRPIMSLGLTIDHRVVDGMAGAKFMKDLKALIEDPISMLV, via the coding sequence ATGGCTGATGATAAGCTAAGAGCGACTCCTGCTGCCAGAAAGTTAGCGGATGATTTGGGAATCAACCTCTATGATGTTTCTGGCTCAGGCGCAAACGGTCGTGTCCACAAAGAAGACGTGGAAACTTTTAAAGATACAAACGTGGTGCGGATTTCACCACTGGCAAAACGAATTGCCCAAGAACATAATATCGCTTGGCAAGAAATTCAAGGAACTGGCCATCGTGGCAAGATTATGAAAAAAGATGTCCTTGCCTTTCTGCCTGAAAATATTGAGTCGGATACGATTAAGTCTCCTGCTCAAATCGAGAAAGTGGAAGAAGTTCCAGACAACATCACTCCTTACGGTGAAATTGAGCGGATTCCAATGACGCCAATGCGGAAGGTTATCGCACAACGGATGGTTGAATCTTACCTAACTGCGCCAACCTTTACCCTCAACTATGATGTTGACATGACAGAGATGTTGGCTCTGCGTAAAAAAGTTCTAGAGCCAATCCTAGAAGCAACTGGCAAGAAAGTCACGGTGACAGACCTGCTTTCGCTTGCTGTTGTCAAGACATTGATGAAGCACCCTTATCTCAACGCTTCATTGACGGACGAAGGTAAGACGATCATCACTCACAATTATGTGAATTTGGCTATGGCGGTCGGTATGGACAATGGTCTGATGACGCCAGTCGTCTACAACGCAGAAAAAATGAGCTTGTCAGAGTTAGTTGTGGCCTTTAAAGACGTTATCGGACGTACTTTGGATGGCAAATTGGCACCGAGCGAGCTACAAAACTCAACCTTCACGATTAGTAACTTGGGAATGTTTGGTGTACAGTCTTTTGGACCAATCATCAACCAACCAAACTCTGCTATCTTGGGTGTCAGCTCAACGGTTGAAAAACCAGTCGTTGTGAATGGAGAAATCGTTATCCGTCCAATTATGAGCTTGGGCTTGACCATTGACCACCGTGTAGTTGATGGAATGGCAGGAGCTAAGTTCATGAAGGACTTGAAGGCTCTGATTGAAGACCCAATTTCAATGTTGGTATAA
- the ffh gene encoding signal recognition particle protein, with protein sequence MAFENLTERLQNVFKNLRRKGKISESDIQEATKEIRLALLEADVALPVVKDFIKKIRERAIGHEVIDTLNPAQQIIKIVDEELTAILGSDTAEIIKSPKIPTVIMMVGLQGAGKTTFAGKLANKLKKEENARPLMIAADIYRPAAIDQLKTLGQQIDVPVFALGTEFPAVEIVRQGLEQAKANHNDYVLIDTAGRLQIDEKLMQELADVKALAQPNEILLVVDAMIGQEAANVAREFNNQLEVTGVILTKIDGDTRGGAALSVRQITGKPIKFTGTGEKITDIETFHPDRMSGRILGMGDMLTLIEKAAQEYDEKKSLEMAEKMRENTFDFNDFIDQLDQVQNMGPMEDLLKMLPGMANNPALKNIKVDEKEIARKRAIVSSMTPAERENPDLLNPSRRRRIAAGSGNSFVEVNKFIKDFNQAKQMMQGVLSGDMNKMMKQMGLNPNNLPKNMPGGMPDMSALEGMMGQGGMPDLSALGGAGMPDMSQLFGGGLKGKAGEFLMRRSMNKMAKQMKKNKKKRK encoded by the coding sequence ATGGCTTTTGAAAATTTAACTGAACGTTTACAGAACGTCTTTAAAAACTTACGCAGAAAGGGAAAAATTTCTGAGAGTGATATCCAGGAAGCGACCAAGGAGATCCGCCTTGCTCTTTTGGAGGCTGACGTTGCCCTGCCTGTTGTCAAAGACTTTATTAAAAAGATTCGTGAGCGAGCTATCGGACACGAAGTTATTGACACGCTCAATCCAGCTCAACAGATCATCAAAATCGTAGACGAAGAGCTAACAGCCATTCTGGGTTCTGATACTGCCGAGATTATCAAGTCACCAAAGATTCCGACTGTTATCATGATGGTCGGTTTGCAGGGGGCTGGTAAAACGACCTTTGCGGGTAAATTAGCCAATAAACTCAAGAAAGAAGAAAATGCTCGTCCTCTGATGATTGCGGCGGATATCTACCGTCCAGCGGCTATTGATCAGCTGAAAACACTGGGGCAACAGATTGATGTGCCAGTCTTTGCCTTGGGTACCGAGTTTCCAGCAGTAGAGATTGTCCGTCAAGGTTTGGAGCAAGCCAAGGCTAATCACAACGACTATGTCTTGATTGATACGGCTGGTCGCCTACAAATTGATGAAAAGCTCATGCAGGAGCTAGCTGATGTCAAGGCATTAGCACAGCCAAATGAAATTCTGCTGGTGGTCGATGCCATGATCGGTCAGGAAGCAGCAAACGTAGCCCGTGAATTTAACAATCAACTCGAAGTAACCGGGGTTATCCTGACCAAGATTGATGGGGATACCCGTGGTGGTGCAGCTCTGTCAGTCCGTCAGATCACTGGCAAACCAATCAAGTTTACTGGTACCGGTGAAAAGATTACCGATATCGAAACCTTCCACCCAGACCGTATGTCTGGCCGTATCCTCGGCATGGGGGATATGCTAACCCTGATTGAAAAGGCCGCTCAAGAGTACGATGAGAAAAAATCGCTTGAAATGGCTGAAAAAATGCGGGAAAATACCTTTGATTTCAACGATTTCATCGACCAGCTGGATCAAGTTCAGAACATGGGACCTATGGAAGACCTGCTCAAGATGTTGCCAGGTATGGCCAATAACCCTGCTCTTAAAAACATCAAAGTAGATGAAAAAGAAATTGCCCGTAAACGTGCCATCGTATCCTCTATGACACCAGCCGAGCGGGAAAATCCAGACCTGCTTAACCCAAGTCGTCGTCGTCGGATTGCAGCTGGTTCTGGTAATAGCTTTGTCGAAGTCAATAAGTTTATCAAGGACTTTAACCAAGCCAAACAGATGATGCAGGGCGTCCTATCTGGAGATATGAACAAAATGATGAAACAGATGGGGCTCAACCCTAACAATCTTCCTAAAAATATGCCGGGCGGCATGCCGGATATGTCAGCTTTAGAAGGCATGATGGGGCAAGGAGGTATGCCGGATTTATCTGCCCTAGGCGGAGCAGGAATGCCAGATATGAGTCAACTTTTTGGCGGTGGCCTCAAAGGGAAAGCGGGAGAATTTCTCATGCGCCGCAGCATGAATAAAATGGCCAAGCAAATGAAGAAAAACAAGAAAAAACGGAAGTAA